From a region of the Candidatus Methylomirabilota bacterium genome:
- a CDS encoding methane monooxygenase/ammonia monooxygenase subunit C yields the protein MAQYRTEAVPAKRAETAEQMFGWGIFWKCMIAISLFYICIRIYQQYFSWSKGLDFFSEDFRIYWWNMLIGELIIEGAVLTFTLGYIWKTRDRNLDKITPEEELRRFWGLGQWIVTFAWAVYWGASFFTEQDGTWHQTVIRDTDFTPSHIIEFYLSYPIYIIIGINAYMWARTRIPLFAAGHSLPFMLTVGGPAMIFVNVALNEWGHTFWIMEELFVAPLHWGFVTLGWCLFGVYGVAAAMCPRIHELIKITSDGKAAQWAPNVGKLPVQVDKW from the coding sequence ATGGCACAATACAGGACGGAAGCCGTACCAGCTAAGCGTGCTGAGACGGCCGAACAGATGTTTGGCTGGGGCATCTTCTGGAAGTGCATGATCGCGATCAGCCTGTTCTACATCTGCATTCGGATTTACCAGCAGTACTTCTCATGGTCGAAGGGTCTCGACTTCTTCTCTGAAGACTTCCGGATCTACTGGTGGAACATGCTCATCGGTGAGCTGATCATCGAAGGCGCGGTGCTGACCTTCACCTTGGGCTACATCTGGAAGACCCGCGACCGGAACTTGGACAAGATTACACCGGAAGAGGAGTTGAGGCGGTTCTGGGGTCTCGGACAGTGGATTGTCACGTTCGCGTGGGCCGTCTATTGGGGCGCCAGCTTCTTCACCGAGCAGGACGGGACCTGGCACCAGACCGTGATCCGCGATACCGACTTCACGCCGAGTCACATCATCGAGTTCTACCTGAGCTACCCCATTTATATCATCATCGGGATCAATGCGTACATGTGGGCCAGGACCCGAATTCCGCTGTTTGCGGCCGGGCACTCCCTGCCGTTCATGCTGACGGTCGGCGGCCCTGCGATGATCTTCGTCAATGTGGCGTTGAACGAGTGGGGCCACACCTTCTGGATCATGGAGGAGCTGTTTGTGGCGCCGCTGCACTGGGGTTTCGTGACGCTCGGTTGGTGTCTGTTCGGGGTGTATGGAGTCGCAGCGGCCATGTGCCCGCGAATCCATGAGCTGATCAAGATCACCAGCGACGGCAAGGCGGCCCAGTGGGCTCCCAATGTCGGCAAGTTGCCGGTCCAGGTTGATAAGTGGTAA
- a CDS encoding methane monooxygenase/ammonia monooxygenase subunit A produces the protein MALLSVQQAASLERKFDIIILVAAFTGTVAGYHIHQMLTVGDWDFWLDWKDRRWWVTLTPILLITFPAASQYFMWEKMRLPIGATFCIMTLHFGQWMNRVFNFYYWAWFPVNFTTPGLMIPSAIFLDVMLMMTGSYMFTALFGGMGWSLLFYPANWTWLAPFHLAVKHPSGPLMSIADLMGMEYVRSATPEYIRIVERGTLRTFGRDVTPVSSFFAGFISGLVYVWWMFMGKWISKPTWLART, from the coding sequence ATGGCGCTCTTATCAGTACAGCAAGCTGCAAGCCTGGAGCGAAAGTTTGATATCATCATCCTCGTAGCCGCCTTTACCGGTACGGTGGCCGGCTATCATATTCACCAGATGCTGACCGTCGGCGACTGGGACTTCTGGTTGGACTGGAAGGATCGACGCTGGTGGGTCACGTTGACACCGATCCTGTTGATCACCTTCCCCGCGGCGTCGCAATATTTCATGTGGGAGAAGATGCGTCTGCCGATCGGTGCGACCTTCTGCATTATGACGCTTCACTTCGGTCAATGGATGAATCGGGTCTTCAACTTCTACTACTGGGCCTGGTTCCCGGTCAACTTCACCACCCCGGGCCTGATGATCCCCAGCGCGATCTTCCTGGACGTCATGCTGATGATGACCGGGAGCTACATGTTTACCGCGCTGTTCGGCGGGATGGGGTGGTCGCTGCTGTTCTACCCTGCGAACTGGACCTGGCTGGCGCCGTTCCACCTGGCGGTGAAGCATCCCAGCGGGCCGCTTATGTCGATCGCCGATCTGATGGGGATGGAGTATGTGCGCTCCGCGACGCCTGAGTACATTCGGATCGTCGAGCGCGGGACGCTGCGCACCTTCGGACGTGACGTCACACCGGTCTCGTCGTTCTTTGCCGGGTTCATCAGCGGGTTAGTTTACGTCTGGTGGATGTTTATGGGGAAGTGGATAAGCAAGCCGACATGGCTCGCGCGGACCTAG